A genomic region of Nerophis lumbriciformis linkage group LG28, RoL_Nlum_v2.1, whole genome shotgun sequence contains the following coding sequences:
- the cdc42 gene encoding cell division control protein 42 homolog: MQTIKCVVVGDGAVGKTCLLISYTTNKFPSEYVPTVFDNYAVTVMIGGEPYTLGLFDTAGQEDYDRLRPLSYPQTDVFLVCFSVVSPSSFENVKEKWVPEITHHCPKTPFLLVGTQIDLRDDPSTIEKLAKNKQKPITPETAEKLARDLKAVKYVECSALTQKGLKNVFDEAILAALEPPEPKKKRKCVLL, from the exons ATGCAGACCATTAAGTGTGTCGTAGTTGGGGACGGTGCGGTGGGTAAAACCTGCCTGCTCATCTCCTACACCACAAACAAGTTCCCCTCTGAATATGTACCTACA GTGTTTGACAATTATGCTGTAACTGTAATGATCGGAGGTGAACCCTATACTCTGGGATTGTTTGATACTGCAG GTCAGGAAGACTACGACCGGTTACGACCTCTGAGTTACCCCCAGACCGATGTCTTCCTTGTGTGTTTCTCCGTAGTGTCCCCCTCGTCATTTGAAAACGTCAAAGAAAAG TGGGTTCCAGAAATCACACATCATTGTCCAAAGACCCCCTTCCTGTTAGTCGGCACTCAGATCGACTTGCGAGATGACCCCTCCACAATAGAGAAGCTGGCAAAGAACAAGCAAAAACCCATTACTCCGGAGACAGCGGAGAAGTTGGCAAGAGACCTCAAGGCTGTGAAGTATGTGGAGTGCTCAGCCCTCACACAG AAAGGCCTAAAGAATGTGTTTGATGAGGCGATATTGGCCGCATTGGAGCCCCCAGAGCCCAAGAAGAAGCGCAAATGTGTGCTGCTATGA